A stretch of DNA from Patescibacteria group bacterium:
TGCCATAATCAATTAAAATCGCTAAATCAATGCGCTTAGCTTTACTGACTGCAGCAGATTTAGGCAGGTCGCTTTCAAAATCAAGCCAGATCTGCTCTTTAAATTCAGTCCCAAGAAAAACTTGCTTCTTTAGATCTTTTAAAAGAAAATAAAGTCCCAAACTACCACCAATGCTGTCAAAATCAGGGCCAATATGCCCGGAAACCAAGATTCTTTTTGATTTTTTTATCTGTTTTTCAATTGACTGAAAAATTTTTCTTTTAGTCAAGATTGGGTTTGTTGAGGGCGTTAGGCTGAAAAAATCTTTTCGCGTTTTCATAAGTAGTTTTAACTATCTCATCATAACTGATTTTTTTCACCCGGGCAATTTTTTCTGCCACTTTAAAAACATCCAAGGGCGTATTGCTTCGGATAAACGGGGAATCGGTTTCAATCAAAATTCTATCTTCAGGAACAAACTCAATTACCTTGTCATAATCGTCGGCCAAAGCAACCACTGAAGAAAAAGAAATGTACCCGCCTAATTCTAAAAATTTTTCTGCCTGGTTTTTTGTCCCGACAAAAAAATGCATCACAAAATTGTTAATTTTCTCTGCTTTCAGAATTTGATAAATCTCTTCATAGGCCTCACGACAATGAATAATTAACGGCTTCTGATATTTT
This window harbors:
- a CDS encoding TatD family hydrolase, producing EDWGGGIELAKQYPENIYFAFGLHCEEAAGTGGIKLKIEALENKINQLDPDFIKAIGETGLDYFYAKTPEAKQNQQELFLSQIELAKKYQKPLIIHCREAYEEIYQILKAEKINNFVMHFFVGTKNQAEKFLELGGYISFSSVVALADDYDKVIEFVPEDRILIETDSPFIRSNTPLDVFKVAEKIARVKKISYDEIVKTTYENAKRFFQPNALNKPNLD